From the genome of Brevibacterium sp. JSBI002, one region includes:
- a CDS encoding enoyl-CoA hydratase/isomerase family protein, translated as MTEPSAEQADASVITSVSNGVGRIELNRPKLINALSQDMVGAIDEALNGWRDDDAVKLVLVTGRGERGLCAGGDIKAVYNDIVAGSDENARFWNREYKMNFAISEFPKPYVVIMNGITMGGGVGISGHGSHRIVTDSTKVGMPETGIGLFPDVGGTHLLANAPGELGTHLALTGQPIGAGAAITLGLADHFVPDAQIPYLIADLTAGEDLDSVIGRYSTDVPDNELAEAADWINACYAGDDAEAIVAALAAHENPDAQATARLIGTKSPTSVKVTLAAVRNAASMTLADVLEQDYRVAVTLTGLPDLKEGIRAQVIDKDRNPQWSPASLAEVTDEQVQSILTTDHEDKVFS; from the coding sequence ATGACAGAACCTTCGGCAGAGCAGGCGGACGCCTCCGTCATCACCTCGGTATCCAACGGGGTCGGCCGAATCGAACTCAATCGACCGAAGCTGATCAATGCGCTCAGCCAGGACATGGTGGGCGCCATCGACGAAGCCCTCAATGGTTGGCGCGACGACGATGCGGTCAAGCTCGTCCTCGTCACCGGTCGCGGCGAACGCGGTCTGTGCGCTGGCGGCGACATCAAGGCCGTATACAACGACATCGTGGCCGGCAGCGACGAGAACGCGAGATTCTGGAACCGCGAATACAAGATGAACTTCGCGATCTCCGAGTTCCCCAAGCCCTACGTCGTCATCATGAACGGCATCACGATGGGCGGAGGCGTCGGCATCTCCGGACACGGATCGCACCGCATCGTCACCGATTCGACGAAGGTCGGAATGCCCGAGACCGGAATCGGGCTCTTCCCCGACGTCGGCGGCACCCACCTGTTGGCCAACGCCCCCGGAGAGCTCGGCACCCACCTTGCGCTGACCGGGCAGCCCATCGGAGCCGGCGCCGCGATCACCCTCGGCCTCGCCGATCATTTCGTCCCCGACGCGCAGATCCCCTATCTCATCGCTGACCTCACCGCCGGTGAGGACCTCGACTCGGTCATCGGCCGGTATTCGACCGACGTTCCGGACAACGAACTCGCCGAGGCGGCCGACTGGATCAACGCCTGCTACGCCGGAGACGACGCCGAAGCCATCGTCGCAGCTCTCGCCGCGCACGAGAACCCCGATGCCCAGGCCACCGCCCGGCTCATCGGCACGAAGTCACCCACCTCGGTGAAGGTGACCCTGGCTGCGGTCCGGAACGCCGCATCGATGACCCTGGCCGACGTCCTCGAACAGGACTACCGGGTCGCCGTCACTCTCACCGGCCTGCCGGACCTCAAGGAAGGCATCCGCGCGCAGGTCATCGACAAGGACCGCAACCCGCAGTGGAGTCCCGCCTCGCTGGCCGAGGTCACCGACGAACAGGTTCAGTCCATCCTCACCACCGACCACGAAGACAAGGTGTTCTCATGA
- a CDS encoding MarR family transcriptional regulator gives MAAEENTGAVFDPIEESRRQWLAHGWDDAADGMTTVISVMRIHQLFLARVDAALKPFALTFSRYEVLTLLSFTRAGTLPMSKISSRLQVHATSTTNSVDRLEKAGLVARRSHPDDRRTTLVDLTDAGRELAAQATKALNAEVFSSPDFAGIDLDSLLPHLETLRSGLEPGA, from the coding sequence ATGGCGGCAGAAGAGAATACAGGGGCGGTGTTCGACCCGATCGAAGAGTCCCGTCGGCAATGGCTGGCCCATGGATGGGACGACGCAGCCGACGGAATGACGACAGTGATCTCAGTAATGAGGATCCATCAGCTGTTCCTGGCTCGAGTCGATGCCGCTCTCAAGCCCTTTGCGCTGACGTTCTCCCGCTATGAAGTCCTCACTCTCCTGTCTTTCACACGAGCCGGGACTCTGCCGATGTCGAAGATCTCCTCTCGCCTGCAGGTGCATGCGACCTCGACGACGAACTCCGTCGACCGCCTCGAGAAGGCCGGCCTCGTCGCCAGACGCAGCCACCCCGACGATCGCCGGACGACGCTCGTCGACCTCACCGACGCCGGTCGCGAGCTTGCCGCTCAGGCGACGAAGGCACTCAACGCCGAGGTCTTCTCCTCCCCCGATTTCGCCGGGATCGACCTCGATTCACTGCTCCCCCATCTCGAAACGCTGCGCTCAGGACTCGAACCCGGCGCCTGA
- a CDS encoding SOS response-associated peptidase, with product MSLDPADLADELRLDVVSYDYAPRFNVPPGSFVPIVVERLDEDGQLHRRLETASWGLVPAWAKDPKIGFKAFNARSETVLEKPMFRQAIRRRRCALPIPGYYEWENTEDGKQPWMMTAAGEDPLFMAGLFEFWKQPDETWLVSTMILTMESAGHLSDVHHRMPVFLGRDQIGDWIDPGVLTNDVPGLLATTLDQVDPASVTRHKVGKAVGNVRNDSPELAEPVA from the coding sequence ATGTCTCTCGATCCGGCAGATCTCGCTGATGAGCTGCGGTTGGATGTCGTCTCCTATGACTACGCGCCGCGCTTCAATGTGCCCCCGGGGTCATTCGTGCCGATAGTCGTCGAACGACTCGACGAGGATGGACAGCTGCACCGCCGTCTCGAAACCGCCTCCTGGGGGCTGGTGCCGGCGTGGGCGAAGGATCCGAAGATCGGCTTCAAGGCGTTCAACGCCCGTTCCGAGACAGTGCTCGAGAAGCCGATGTTCCGGCAGGCCATCCGACGTCGTCGCTGTGCTCTGCCGATCCCGGGGTACTACGAATGGGAGAACACAGAAGACGGCAAGCAGCCGTGGATGATGACCGCTGCCGGCGAGGATCCCCTCTTTATGGCGGGACTCTTCGAGTTCTGGAAACAGCCGGATGAGACCTGGTTGGTCTCTACGATGATCCTCACTATGGAGTCCGCGGGGCACCTCAGCGATGTCCACCATCGGATGCCCGTGTTCCTCGGGCGCGACCAGATCGGTGACTGGATCGACCCCGGAGTCCTGACGAACGATGTGCCGGGCCTGCTGGCGACAACCCTCGACCAGGTTGATCCCGCCAGCGTCACTCGACACAAGGTCGGCAAAGCGGTCGGAAACGTCCGCAACGATTCTCCGGAACTCGCCGAACCCGTGGCGTAG
- a CDS encoding acyl-CoA dehydrogenase family protein yields the protein MSRSTAAALPFGLTDEQQTVAGMVREFADTEVAPHALQWDAEHFFPVDVIRKSAELGMGGIYVSEESGGTGMGRMDAALIFEAMSTGCPSVAAYISIHNMVAWMIDKFGNYEQKTTYLEKLVSMEHLGSYCLTEPNAGSDAAALRTSAREDGDHYVLNGVKQFISGAGTSDTYLVMARTGQDGARGISAFILEKGMEGLSFGPNEQKMGWRAQPTRQVIMENVRVPKENMLGAPGQGFKIAMSGLDGGRLNIGACSLGGGQAALEKAIAYMGERQAFGTELSGFQALRFEVAQMQADLEGARSLLWRAASAYDAGDPNTSLLSAMAKLKATDTGFDVANRALQLHGGYGYLTEYGIEKLVRDLRVHQILEGTNEIMRVIISRKSTGVG from the coding sequence ATGTCCCGCAGTACAGCCGCTGCCCTACCTTTCGGTCTCACCGACGAACAGCAGACCGTCGCCGGGATGGTGCGTGAGTTCGCCGATACCGAAGTCGCCCCACACGCCCTCCAATGGGACGCCGAACACTTCTTCCCCGTCGACGTCATCAGGAAGTCTGCCGAACTCGGAATGGGCGGCATCTACGTCAGTGAGGAGTCCGGCGGAACCGGAATGGGCCGGATGGACGCAGCGCTGATCTTCGAAGCGATGTCGACCGGATGCCCCTCCGTCGCCGCCTATATCTCCATCCACAACATGGTCGCGTGGATGATCGACAAGTTCGGCAACTACGAGCAGAAGACGACGTACCTCGAGAAGCTCGTCTCCATGGAGCACCTCGGCAGCTACTGCCTGACCGAGCCCAATGCCGGCTCCGATGCGGCCGCCCTGCGCACCTCCGCCCGTGAGGACGGCGACCACTATGTGCTCAACGGAGTCAAGCAGTTCATCTCCGGCGCCGGCACCTCGGATACCTACCTCGTCATGGCCCGCACAGGCCAGGACGGAGCGCGTGGAATCTCCGCCTTCATCCTCGAGAAGGGTATGGAGGGTCTGAGCTTCGGCCCCAATGAGCAGAAGATGGGCTGGCGCGCACAGCCGACCCGACAGGTGATCATGGAGAACGTGCGGGTTCCGAAGGAGAACATGCTCGGCGCGCCCGGCCAAGGCTTCAAGATCGCAATGTCCGGACTCGACGGCGGACGTCTCAACATCGGCGCCTGCTCGCTCGGCGGCGGTCAGGCCGCGCTCGAGAAGGCCATCGCCTATATGGGTGAGCGCCAGGCCTTCGGTACCGAGCTCTCCGGATTCCAGGCTCTGCGCTTCGAGGTCGCTCAGATGCAGGCCGACCTCGAGGGTGCTCGCTCCCTGCTGTGGCGGGCCGCGAGCGCCTACGACGCAGGCGATCCGAACACATCTCTGCTCTCGGCCATGGCCAAGCTCAAGGCCACCGACACCGGTTTCGATGTCGCGAACAGGGCACTCCAGTTGCACGGCGGCTACGGCTATCTGACAGAGTATGGAATTGAGAAGCTGGTGCGTGACCTGCGAGTCCACCAGATTCTGGAAGGCACCAACGAAATCATGCGCGTGATCATCTCGCGCAAGAGCACAGGAGTGGGCTGA